From Peptoanaerobacter stomatis, one genomic window encodes:
- a CDS encoding MSCRAMM family protein yields MRQNTKITRLRSLILALIILISSISVPQNSYAQPTGKDVASILKPSLKVTLYQAGKKLEDNSSVEGKSPIAVNVEFKVPVKNDKPKPAQVVEKNDYTKIEIGKGIIVKDSNFKDITYTNKDTGKKIKLGVYRFVTDPATKKVTLEVEFTGDNTEDVFNDYEDITAKFDADFNLDISDIPPNQGGNKTVTILDKTYSFTVKEPDDKITVTKKGKVIVDDPDNRSIEWTVEVGTDGEVLDGYTLSDDLTNVGEYINGSFEFEYGPEKEKVNASNIASEVQYNTSKQLQYTFKKINGESIKKPVTVKFRTKLTDEEFMAIDSNSKSKSTTKTNEVKILKGAEEKAKATTKVNWSPKWATKSHYKHGKEGYQKKDGNYYIDWEIVVNEEKAKLKNVKIKDILGATTDTLGRDASSFSLEIVEAELKFYKADGTEDTSKSQKYGPGNSPIPAGNIFEVGNIDGKVELKVTTKLNNFTDSDLNRRYTFKNSAEVTWDSNNNTPVKVSNYVYIGTQAINKDVKDKTYFINDQNREGSEQYFLNQEAEWTITVSKDNIDNNPVVYDMIIFDPEVPSGNVKDLKILDSANNYVDEIDGIKLKKLEPQHLNYHKYIGSSEINNGLTLDVKPLYYKKDGTNFVHVGDLIIVKGFTQDKREFKLKTRLTDPKALIHDKDKDLDKEKGRPFTNTAYLAKGNQLVDRMSCWTRYLSRMLEKQALSVADAQKFKNIPTADNANKGINKIDPENKEKIKYFNYNTKSVIYRLSVNANQIKEVGDIDVTDTLPKGWVLKSYTIFEGEPVKDPVTNPNVIDHSKTMFEQIKQLDSTVKATGNGVSKILIGTEINTSINPTHSINNKNIYVNYTAPTSSIDSGEVKFKFKDIDKAYAILLEAGPTDEVFKTYLESQEEDVVDNKVKLNLASNTNRTLEKTQKINIDKNVLFKNYDSGVQHEDGYLKWNIDYTPFKLVKPIPLTTDVVLKDELGEGMALRFNDDGTLKLTESDGTKNFKIFELNMAADGSLTEGNEVNDISNNISYTPYDSNDSNSPKGGTLNFKIPNIQKSYRFFYITDLTGEVNSKVSNTVKLEQSNLNSSYTPGKEYIITNQDASANMTRSSRIEITKMDESGNPLREVYFKLKNKQGTKTYEDIQKSDLNGKVVFNAIPEGDYELRETKTLDGYILDDKTYTVNVVRIHGQLKASISEMTENDKSKITITNYKVPVEIQKVDKYDNNKILQNAKFILKDRSGKLIRDNIVTDQDGKAKFYIPKVGDYILEEKTPPAGYELRTQPIRISVEKKDSNDGFKVLIDNVEQTEAYKIENTLSETTTAMLKVNKYIKNSLQSDSNDKEFEFEVHFYKLSSDNINYENDDREYDYSIEQGRFEGNKIKSGSKFYLKANGSLTIKDIPNNTKYKIEESENVGYRKEEESTEGLITAGTTQTQLYVASFTNIRTGKLKIEKKVTGNDGDINKDFEFTVKIDNNNISSYSYTGSKSGTIVNGGTITLKDGEYIIIDGIDIDDYYTITETDSSATGYTTTVNGKVKDTRDIIGRMEKEEEDVVFVNTRNKVNPGGGGSGGDNPPPRTPKEDPKTPPTTPKEDPKTPPTTPKEDPKTPPTTPKEDPKTPPTTPKEDPKTPPPTPDTPPDTPPAPSVPSYPRNNPPDPNDPNSPETIVVVDENGVP; encoded by the coding sequence ATGAGACAAAACACAAAAATAACAAGACTGCGGAGTTTGATATTGGCACTTATTATATTAATAAGCAGTATATCTGTTCCACAAAATTCATATGCACAGCCGACGGGAAAAGATGTTGCGTCTATATTAAAACCATCATTAAAAGTAACGTTGTATCAAGCCGGTAAAAAATTGGAAGATAATAGTAGTGTAGAAGGAAAAAGTCCTATAGCGGTCAATGTTGAATTTAAAGTTCCTGTTAAAAATGACAAACCTAAACCGGCTCAAGTTGTCGAAAAAAATGACTATACAAAAATAGAAATAGGTAAGGGCATAATAGTTAAAGACAGCAATTTTAAGGATATTACTTATACTAATAAAGACACAGGAAAAAAGATAAAACTTGGAGTATATAGGTTTGTGACAGACCCTGCTACTAAAAAAGTAACATTGGAAGTTGAATTTACCGGGGACAATACAGAAGATGTTTTTAATGATTATGAAGATATAACAGCCAAATTTGATGCAGATTTTAATCTGGATATATCAGACATACCTCCTAATCAAGGTGGAAATAAAACAGTAACTATATTAGATAAGACATATAGTTTTACAGTAAAAGAGCCTGATGATAAGATTACAGTTACAAAAAAAGGAAAGGTAATAGTAGACGATCCTGATAACAGGAGTATAGAATGGACAGTAGAAGTGGGTACAGATGGAGAAGTATTGGATGGCTACACTCTTTCTGATGATCTTACAAATGTTGGAGAGTATATAAACGGCTCATTTGAGTTTGAATATGGACCTGAAAAGGAAAAGGTTAATGCGAGCAATATTGCAAGTGAGGTTCAATATAATACATCAAAACAACTCCAATATACGTTTAAAAAAATTAATGGAGAAAGCATAAAAAAACCGGTTACGGTAAAATTCAGAACCAAGCTCACTGATGAAGAATTCATGGCGATTGATAGTAATTCTAAGAGTAAATCTACAACAAAGACCAATGAAGTAAAAATACTCAAAGGGGCTGAGGAAAAAGCTAAGGCGACGACAAAAGTAAATTGGTCACCTAAATGGGCAACAAAATCACATTATAAGCATGGTAAAGAAGGATACCAAAAAAAAGATGGTAACTACTATATTGATTGGGAAATAGTGGTAAATGAAGAAAAAGCAAAACTTAAAAATGTAAAAATAAAAGATATATTAGGAGCAACTACAGATACGCTTGGTAGGGATGCTTCAAGTTTTTCATTGGAGATTGTAGAAGCCGAGCTTAAATTCTATAAAGCTGATGGTACAGAGGATACATCAAAAAGTCAAAAATATGGACCTGGCAATTCTCCTATTCCTGCCGGTAATATTTTTGAGGTAGGTAATATAGATGGAAAAGTAGAGCTTAAAGTAACAACTAAATTAAACAACTTTACAGATTCCGATCTCAATAGGCGATATACTTTTAAAAATTCAGCAGAAGTTACTTGGGATAGTAATAATAATACACCTGTCAAAGTTTCAAACTATGTATATATCGGAACACAAGCTATAAATAAAGATGTTAAAGATAAAACATATTTTATTAATGACCAAAATAGAGAAGGAAGTGAACAATATTTCCTTAATCAGGAAGCTGAATGGACTATAACAGTATCTAAGGATAATATAGACAATAATCCGGTAGTTTATGATATGATAATTTTTGATCCGGAAGTTCCGTCCGGAAATGTAAAGGATTTAAAAATATTAGATTCTGCCAACAACTATGTTGATGAAATAGATGGGATAAAATTAAAAAAATTAGAACCTCAGCATCTTAATTATCATAAATATATTGGGAGTTCTGAAATTAATAATGGATTAACCTTGGACGTGAAACCATTATATTATAAAAAAGATGGAACGAATTTTGTTCATGTAGGTGATTTGATAATAGTAAAGGGATTTACACAAGATAAAAGAGAGTTTAAATTAAAAACACGTCTTACAGATCCTAAAGCACTTATACATGATAAAGATAAAGATTTAGATAAAGAAAAAGGAAGACCTTTTACTAATACTGCTTATTTAGCTAAAGGAAATCAACTTGTAGATAGGATGAGCTGTTGGACTAGGTATCTGAGCAGAATGTTGGAAAAACAGGCATTGTCTGTAGCAGATGCACAAAAGTTTAAAAATATTCCTACAGCTGATAATGCGAATAAAGGTATAAATAAAATTGATCCTGAGAATAAAGAAAAAATAAAATATTTTAATTATAATACAAAATCCGTAATATATAGATTAAGTGTCAATGCGAATCAAATAAAAGAAGTAGGCGATATTGATGTTACGGATACACTTCCTAAAGGATGGGTTCTTAAAAGTTATACTATATTTGAAGGTGAGCCGGTAAAAGATCCTGTAACAAATCCGAATGTCATAGATCACAGTAAAACTATGTTTGAACAGATAAAACAATTGGATTCAACTGTAAAAGCTACAGGAAATGGTGTATCTAAAATATTGATAGGAACTGAAATAAATACATCTATAAATCCAACACACTCTATAAATAATAAAAATATATATGTAAATTATACAGCGCCTACATCTTCAATTGATTCAGGTGAAGTTAAATTTAAGTTTAAAGATATTGACAAGGCATATGCTATACTTTTAGAAGCAGGTCCTACAGATGAAGTTTTTAAAACTTATTTGGAGTCTCAAGAGGAAGATGTTGTTGATAATAAAGTTAAATTAAATTTAGCATCAAATACCAATAGAACCCTAGAAAAAACACAAAAAATAAATATAGACAAGAACGTGTTGTTTAAAAATTATGACAGTGGAGTACAGCATGAAGATGGTTATTTGAAGTGGAATATAGATTATACTCCTTTTAAGCTTGTCAAACCTATACCATTAACAACTGATGTAGTCCTTAAAGATGAGTTGGGCGAGGGAATGGCGCTCAGATTTAATGATGACGGCACTTTGAAACTTACTGAGTCTGATGGAACGAAGAATTTTAAAATATTTGAGCTTAATATGGCAGCGGATGGTTCACTTACAGAGGGTAATGAAGTTAATGATATATCTAATAATATATCGTATACGCCATATGACTCTAATGATTCAAATTCACCTAAGGGAGGAACGCTTAATTTCAAGATACCTAACATTCAAAAGTCATATAGATTCTTTTATATAACGGATCTTACAGGAGAAGTAAATTCAAAGGTTAGCAATACTGTAAAATTGGAACAGTCAAATTTAAATAGTTCTTATACTCCGGGGAAAGAATATATTATCACAAACCAGGATGCATCTGCTAATATGACAAGAAGTTCTCGTATAGAGATAACCAAGATGGATGAATCAGGTAATCCATTAAGGGAAGTATACTTCAAGCTTAAAAATAAACAAGGAACAAAAACTTATGAAGATATTCAAAAAAGCGATTTAAATGGTAAGGTAGTATTTAACGCCATACCTGAAGGAGATTACGAACTTAGAGAAACAAAGACACTTGATGGCTATATCCTTGACGATAAAACATATACAGTAAACGTAGTGAGGATACACGGACAATTGAAAGCATCCATATCGGAAATGACGGAAAATGATAAAAGTAAAATTACTATAACAAATTATAAAGTACCTGTGGAAATACAAAAAGTTGATAAATATGATAATAATAAAATATTGCAAAATGCTAAATTTATCTTAAAAGATCGTTCAGGGAAATTGATTAGAGATAATATAGTAACAGATCAAGATGGAAAAGCTAAGTTTTATATTCCGAAGGTAGGAGACTATATACTTGAAGAAAAAACACCTCCAGCAGGCTATGAATTAAGAACTCAGCCGATAAGGATAAGTGTGGAAAAGAAAGACTCTAATGATGGTTTTAAAGTATTAATAGATAATGTTGAACAAACTGAAGCTTACAAGATAGAAAATACGCTTTCTGAAACCACTACAGCTATGCTGAAAGTGAACAAGTATATAAAAAACAGCTTGCAATCTGATAGCAATGACAAAGAGTTTGAATTTGAAGTTCATTTTTATAAGTTGAGCAGTGACAACATAAATTATGAAAATGATGATAGAGAGTATGATTATTCTATAGAACAAGGACGTTTTGAAGGAAATAAGATAAAAAGCGGAAGTAAATTCTATTTAAAAGCTAATGGAAGTTTAACTATAAAGGATATACCGAACAATACAAAATATAAAATCGAAGAATCGGAAAATGTCGGTTATAGAAAAGAAGAAGAAAGTACTGAAGGTTTAATAACAGCCGGAACAACTCAGACTCAATTATATGTCGCAAGTTTTACAAATATAAGAACAGGAAAACTGAAAATAGAGAAAAAGGTTACAGGAAATGACGGAGATATAAATAAAGATTTTGAGTTTACTGTAAAGATAGATAATAACAATATATCATCATACTCTTATACAGGAAGTAAAAGTGGCACAATTGTAAATGGTGGTACTATAACACTTAAGGATGGAGAATACATTATTATAGATGGTATTGATATAGATGATTATTATACTATTACAGAAACTGACAGCTCAGCAACAGGATATACTACAACTGTTAACGGCAAAGTAAAAGATACAAGAGATATTATAGGACGTATGGAAAAAGAGGAAGAAGATGTTGTATTTGTAAATACTCGTAACAAGGTAAATCCTGGAGGCGGAGGAAGTGGCGGAGATAATCCACCACCGAGAACACCGAAAGAAGATCCGAAGACACCACCGACAACACCGAAAGAAGATCCGAAGACACCACCGACAACACCGAAAGAAGATCCGAAGACACCACCGACAACACCGAAAGAAGATCCGAAGACACCTCCGACAACACCGAAGGAAGATCCGAAGACACCACCACCAACACCTGACACACCACCGGATACACCGCCTGCACCGTCAGTACCGTCATATCCGAGAAACAATCCACCGGATCCTAATGATCCAAACTCACCGGAAACAATAGTAGTGGTAGACGAAAACGGAGTACC